The stretch of DNA gagtacatgtgtgTTGTCAAGTGTTCATACAGTAGTGGCGAGGAAGGATGTACTCCAAACGAGCGCTGCTAGGCACATAATGCTAGCAGTGCGGAGTCACAAACTCGCACAAACAGTAAGTCATATGATCAGTAACTTGAAGCATCAGATTTTAGTTTCTTACTATCAGAATACACTATACATATGATCACACAATCAGTCCGTTTTTGGCGTCTGAACCTTAGACAAAGTGCCCAAAAAACACACTGTCAGACTTTGGTTCCTGCACTGCACCACGGTCAAGATCGGCGTGCACTGACATGTGGTAGGGTTCATTCGATCGTATTTACAGCGTGCGCCATGAGTAGAGCAGAGTAGAGTAGGGCAATGTCAGCAGCAGAATCTAATGCGCGGTTGACGGCCAGACCGCGTTCGCAGCTCAGCTCAGCTGGCCAGCCCATTCCCACTCACCTGTCTCTTTCTATCCCCTCGTACCCAGGGAAGGAACCCACCTTCTAGCCCCGGGTAAGCAGGTAAACATGACACCGATCTGCCATGCTAATTCTCTACCCCATTTGGAAAATGGAACCGCAAAGATCAACGGAGCTGAACACAGGGAACGCATAGATTTCTACACAtggtattattattattattatcatttCCCTAATCAGGTGAAGAAACGAGAAATAATGGCTACTACTGCTGCTACAATGGCCTCTACGGAATCCTCTCCCCAATCCAATGGCGACCGGAGGTGTACACATTCGGTTTCGATCAGACGAGAGAGGAAATGGTGGAAGAAGAGGGAAAAATTGAGAATGCAAGGCACCACCTGGATCTCATAGCAGAGGTAGGAGCAGGCAGACCAATCCTATTCCTATACACCACCAGTTCGCGTTTCTTGCTGGTGCTGATGATGGCTTGCTGTCCTGGCCGCGCAGGGCCGGCGGGGACGACAGCTTCGTCGGCGGCGTCCGCGGGCCATCGGAGACGTCTGGGGTCATGGTGGCGGGAGGGGTCGCAGCTCCGGGGTTAATGGTGTTCCCGCGGCTGAACATTTCCTTGGGCAGCAGGACCTTGGAGACGGCGAAGACCGCCACGGGATTCTGGTCGAACACCGTGCGGGTGATGGACGCCTGCACGACGCCGGTGTCGATGGCGACGGAGCCGTTGAAGCGCGTGATGTTGAGCGTGAAGCGGCCGGCCTCGGTGCACTCGGTGGCGAGCGTGGGCTGGACGGGGTTCACGATGGACTCCAGGGACCCCAGCGGGTAGTAGGAGTGCAGCACGTGGAAGCGCAGCACCACGGCCTTGCGGTCGGCGGGGAGGGACTGGAGGCGGTCGGTGGCGGGGAGGGCCGCGAAGGCGTCGTCGGTTGGGACGAAGATGGTGATGCCGGCGCCGCGCTCGTCGGCCTCGAAGTCGTCCGCCACGCCCGAGGCCTCGAGCATGGAGGCGGCCACGTTGAAGCCGCGCGCGTCGGTGAGGACGCGGGTGATGTTCACCGCCGGGGACGGGCGGGTCTCGGAGCCCGACGCGGCGATGTCGAAGCCGGAGGGCACGATGAGGCCGCCCACGGCCAGCACGCTGAGGTTGTACGGCTCCCTGGTCACGGCGCCGAGGACGGTGGCGTTCGACCCCGGGGACGGGGACGGCGAGCggacgacgacggcggagctgctgccgccgccgcccgcggcagTGGCCGTGAGGTTGACGGCGCCGAGGTCGGAGGGCGCGCGGCCGGTGGTCTGGAAGAGCGTGGTGACGAGCCTGCCCGAGGCGGGGACGCGGGCGAGGTCGGGCGGGGAGAGGTACTCGAGGAGGACGTGGTAGCGCAGCACGTCGGCGAGGTCGGCGCCGGCGGCCGCGGCGAAGGCGGAGGGCGAGCGCGGCAGGTTGGCGTTGGGCACGGCCAGCAGCGTGAGCGACGACCGCCCCGCCAGCTCCGCGGCCACCGGGGAGGACGCGAGCAGCCGCGCGAAGTCGGAGAAGCCGGGGAACGCCGCGAGCACGGCCGTCACGTTGACCCCGGCGGCCGGGGcgggcagcagcagcagcagcagcagcgcggcGGCGAGCAGGGCCGGCAGCCCGGGCGCGAGGCGCGGGGCGGGAGCGGGAGGGGAGCCTCTCCCCATCCTCGTGGGCTGGAGTGGAGTGAGGTGGGAGAAGATGGCCGAGGAGTGAAGCGGGGCACGGGAGGAAGGTGACGATGATGCGGGGGAATTTTCCGCGATTTTCTTGCGACTTATCTGACGAGTGAGGATTCACTGTCGAGTTTATTAATGGCGTGGGAGTGTGAGTGTGTAGGTGGGTTGGATTCTCGCGGCTGCGTACGCCAGCTCGCAAAGTGTACCATGGAAGGAAGGGAGCTTTTTTCTCTTTGCGAAGTGTGTAGCGCAGTGCTGTGCGTGTTGCGTGCGTCGCGTCACGTGTGCGTTGGTACTGCTCGACGGAATGATGGCGCTCGAGGCGTCATTCTAGGCCGGGTCACGCACTGCGAAAAATGAAACTgttttagagcatctccaacagcctcCGAACACGCCCGCGCTAAAAGCATCTTTAGCCGCGTCTTAGGAAGGCCTCTTCAGACGATTATTTCGTGCTGGTGCCAAAAAACGGCCCAGCCGCGTCTCCAGAAGCCTGATTTTCGCCGGCCTTGGCTAAAAtcagcgccggcggacccaggcagA from Triticum urartu cultivar G1812 chromosome 3, Tu2.1, whole genome shotgun sequence encodes:
- the LOC125545250 gene encoding fasciclin-like arabinogalactan protein 4 yields the protein MGRGSPPAPAPRLAPGLPALLAAALLLLLLLPAPAAGVNVTAVLAAFPGFSDFARLLASSPVAAELAGRSSLTLLAVPNANLPRSPSAFAAAAGADLADVLRYHVLLEYLSPPDLARVPASGRLVTTLFQTTGRAPSDLGAVNLTATAAGGGGSSSAVVVRSPSPSPGSNATVLGAVTREPYNLSVLAVGGLIVPSGFDIAASGSETRPSPAVNITRVLTDARGFNVAASMLEASGVADDFEADERGAGITIFVPTDDAFAALPATDRLQSLPADRKAVVLRFHVLHSYYPLGSLESIVNPVQPTLATECTEAGRFTLNITRFNGSVAIDTGVVQASITRTVFDQNPVAVFAVSKVLLPKEMFSRGNTINPGAATPPATMTPDVSDGPRTPPTKLSSPPALRGQDSKPSSAPARNANWWCIGIGLVCLLLPLL